The Microcystis panniformis FACHB-1757 region CCCATGACCGAAACCGCGACCATTGATGGCAAAAGTACCGTTATTAGCTGAAATCGTGAATAGGGTACTACGCAGCTCGAGTATTCGCCGTAATTGGGTATCAGAGATTAATTTAGAGCCTTGATCGCCCACTATACGCATTCTAATCACCCGTCCGTGGGGAGTGATCCTTTCGGGAGATAGCGATCGCACGCGACCGATACCACCGATTAAACGGCCTAATTCCCCGGCGCTAAAGTTTTTTGACCATTGGAATACCGGGGCGACTTGATCGTAATCGACGACACCGCGCAGGTAGGGTAAGGGGGAATTCCAAACATCTTCGACATTTTCCGTATGACCCCCGGAGGAGGAGTGAAACACCGCTAGAATCGGTTTGCCGTTGAAACTCATAATTTGTCCGGCGGTGGCATTAACTGCCTCATGGGTGCTAGTAAACTCGCTTTCTAGACCCTTATAAACTTGGGTGCGGGTGGTAGTATCGAGATCGTAGATGCGATTACCAGAAGTATTCATTTGGTAGAGAGCATAGGTGCGCGCCGCCACAGATTGGGCTTTTAAGGCCTCTTGCGGCCAGGAGGGAATCGCCTCCGCACCGACTACACTATAGAGATATTCCTCTAAATCGACTAAATTTAGGGCTGTCACCCCAGAACCCTGCCGAATGATCCTTGTTCGTCCTCGATACCAGCGATCATTAATCCAGACGTAACCATCATTCTCCGGTTCGATGATCAATTGACTGGCCTGCCAATCGGCCAAACCCACCGCTTTTCCTCTGGGATTAGCATTGAGGGCATTCATGGCGGTCAATTCTCCTAGGACTCTGCCAGCCCCATCTTTCACCACAGCATCGGTGGAACTGCCCACGGAGACGGCGCTAACACCTTTACTGATAGCAATGCGTAACTCGACAGCAGCTTGGACTGGAGCAATAATCAAAGCCCAAAAAACTAGGACGAGCCAACTATGGGCAGGCAGGCGCTGCAGGTAACTGCCCAGCAGTCTTGCTGTGTGTTTATTGGTCATGGGGATCGGACTCCTCACACAATCGATCGATAATCAATTTTACCCGGACTGGGATTTTTTTGCTACTCCTGTTCGGAAAAATTTTTCCTCCGTCACTTTTTCCCGATTGTCTGACAATTTTTCTGTCCTCTGGCCCCTGAATCGGCAAATTGCCTTATTTTGTCCGATTAATCGGGATTTATTCGGGTTAGTCGATTATTTTAAGTAGGTAGGCGTTAAAAATTATCAGATTTCCCCCCTTAATCGTAGGGTTGATTCATGAATCAACCCTACTATGAATCAACCCTAGGATTAAGGGTAGGGCTGTTTCATTCTCCCATCAGAATATCAAAAGTAAAAGCGATCACTATCAGGTAAAATGAGAAGTGACCGCCAACTTTTTAAATATATGTTGAGCTTAATAGAAAAACTAAAACAAGTCAAGGACTTTCGGAAAGATAAAGGAAAAAGACACCCTTTATGGATAGTATTAGTAGTAATAATACTAGGAACAATGCTAGGATACTCAGGTTATAGAGAACTAGGAGAGTTTGCTAAAAATAATCGGCACAGGCTGAGTAAAGAATTTAACATAATTCCAGAAAGAGTCCCATCCTATTCAACAATTAGAAGGGTAATGATGGGAGTTGACTGGCAGAGTTTGTTAAAAATGTTTAATGAATGGGCATTACAAGAATATGGACAAAGAGATGATATAAATTGGCTAGGCATAGATGGAAAAAGTCTCAAAAACACCCTAAAGAATCCTAACAATGAACAACAAAATTTTATCATGTTTATCTCATTGTTTAGTCAAGAAAGTGGCTTGGTATTACACTTAAAAAGAATCGAAAACAAAAAAGGGTCTGAAATCGACGAAGGGCAAGCTATAATTGAGGATTGCTCTCTCCAAAATAAAGTTTTTACTGGGGATGCTTTACACTGTCAGAAGAAAACAATCAGCTTAATAGCCAAGACTAAAAATGACTATGTTATCACCGTTAAAGGAAATCAGAAAAATCTTTATCAGCGAATACAAGACCTGAGTAATTCCTCAAAGCCAGAAAGTTTTTTTCTTGAACAAGATAATAGTCATGGACGAAAAATATCAAGAAAAATAGAAGTTTTTAAAGTGAGGAAAAATGAAAGAAAAGGGTTTGAAAATCTGCGAAGAGTTATTAAAGTAGAAAGAAGGGGTAGTCGCGGGGATAAAACCTATGAAGAAACAGCTTACTATATCAGTAGCCTAACCGAATCCGCCGAAGTATTTGCTAAAATTATTCGAGGACACTGGAAAATAGAAAATCAGTTACATTGGGTAAAAGATGTAATTTTTGAGGAAGATAAAAGCGAAATTAGTGATTTTCAAGCGGCCAGCAATTGGTCAATTCTCACAACCATAGGATTGAATCTTTTCAGAGGTTTGGGTTTTCTCTCAATCACAGAGGGACAGAGGTGGTTAGCTGAACGTTGGGAAAAACTGATAGTTTTATCGACGTAAGAAGCAGAAAAATTAGCTAAATTAACAGGATGTACTCTCAGAAAATTTGAAGAGAGATAGGCTTTTAGTGGCTTGGGAACAAGCTTTATCAATTTATTCATAATAAATTTGGCAGAGGATTAAAGATTAGTTATTGTGACTAACTATTTTGATTAGAAAAAGATAAACTTGAGAATCTTCAGTCAAATTTATTGACTCAAAATTAGCTGTACTTAATTTAAATGAATCAACCCTAGGATTAAGGGGGGATCCCCCCGCCTATCGGCACCCCCCTTATTAAGGGGGGCAGGGGGGATCAAAGACAAAATCTATCTTCAACTTAATTATAACCACTTACTTAAGTAGTCCAGCAAAATTAATTTTCTAGGTTCGAGTGGACAATCGCCAATTCTTGCCGCCAAACTAGCAAGGATTTCTCCCAAGCTAGTTCCCATTTTTGCGCTAAAAAAGGTCGAGTATTTTTGCCCAAATTATAGGCGATGACAATCTCTTCCCAGAGAGAGCCTAAGGAAAGTGGGGAAGAAAATAAAGCTCCGAATAATCCCCCTAAAAGTAGGACAATAGCTAGAGGGCGACGACTTTGACTTAATTCAAAAGCTTTCAGTTGCAATTCTCCCATAACATCAACACCAAAACCCGTTACTATATGCCAGATATCGTGAGTTTGCCGTAGGCGAAGCAGCAGATAATCTGTATCGGAATTGACTTGAATAGACCGATAAAAATTAGGATCAAAATTGAGACTAATTAGGTGAGTAGCATAATGATAACCGGCTCTTCTGGTTTCTGTGTGGAAACGAGGTCTATACCGATAGTTTCTTCCGCAAAATAGTCCTAAAAGTTTTGCCCAATAAGCACTTCAGGGTTCCATAAGCAAAAATTATCACACAAAGTCGAGAAGAGCCGATAACCTAGGGAATCTTCTGGAAGTTTTAGCAAGGTTTCTAAACAGGGACTAGCGGCTAGATATCTTTGGGCAATTATTTGAGCGGTAGCTTGATCGCTTTTTTTATAATTTTATATTTTATAACACCCTATTATTCGAGTTCTTGAGGTTCAATAACCAACTTAATTCCCTGAATAATTAATTTGATTTTTTCCCGAGAAAGTCTTCCGATAGACTCCGTTAAAAGACGCTTATCAACCGTGAAAACCTGTGAAACATTAACAACACTGGATTCAGGTAAATTCCCTTCACCCTCATTCAATAAAACATTCCCAATAAATAGGGCTCTTCTGGTTTCTGTGTGGAAACGAGGTCTATACTGATAGTTTATTCCGCCAAATAGCACTAAAAGTCTTGCCTGATAAGCATTTCACGATTCCATAAGCAAAAATTATCACACAAAGTCGAGAAGAGCCCCAATAGCTTTTGCTCGTCTCAAATTAGTTGTTAATGGACACACAATAACCGTACCAATTTGTGACTGATTCAGAGCATCATTTGGCACCACAACACAAGGACGAAGATAAGCAGGTTCAGAACCTTGTGGTTCTCCTAAATCAATCCAATAAATCTCTCCTTGAAAAATCGTCATATTTACTCAGATAATTGGCGTTGATGATGGCGTATTCCCTCTAACATTAAAGTTTCTGATTCGTCCAATCCATCACTATAAGCTTCATTCCAACTATCTATTAATGCTTGTTTAGTTTTTTTTTGATTATTCAATCCTAATTGTTGATGTAACTGCTCCAATAACCATTGTTTATCTTCAAACGAAAAATTTCGTAACTTTTGTTCCAGTTCAATAATTTGAGGGGATATCATAAAATTAACTCCATTTAACATTGAGCTATATCATAATTCTAACAACAAAAAAGCACCCCCTCGCGGGAGTGCCTTTTCATTCAGACTAGGAATTAACCATTGATAGCAGGAGCGGTTCAGAGCCACAGGAGCCTGTTCACCACTAGCTAAGTCTAAGGGGAAGTTGTGTGCATTGCGCTCGTGCATTACTTCCATACCGATACCAGCGCGGTTTAACACATCGGCCCAAGTACCGATTACACGACCTTGAGAATCGAGAATCGACTGGTTGAAGTTGAAACCGTTGAGGTTGAACGCCATGGTGCTAACACCCATTGCCGTAAACCAGATACCGATTACCGGCCATGCACCTAAGAAGAAGTGCAGAGAGCGGCTGTTGTTGAAAGAAGCGTATTGGAAGATTAAACGTCCGAAGTAACCGTGAGCGGCAACGATATTGTAGGTTTCTTCTTCTTGACCGAATTTGTAACCGTAGTTCTGAGATTCGATTTCAGTGGTTTCACGCACTAAAGAAGAAGTTACTAGGGAACCGTGCATTGCACTGAACAAGGAACCGCCGAACACACCAGCAACACCTAACATATGGAAGGGGTGCATCAGAATGTTATGTTCTGCTTGGAACACAAACATAAAGTTGAAGGTTCCAGAGATTCCTAAAGGCATACCATCAGAGAAGGAACCTTGTCCGATGGGATAGATTAAGAATACAGCAGTTGCGGCGGATACAGGTGCAGAGTAAGCTACACAAATCCAAGGACGCATTCCTAAACGGAAAGACAGTTCCCACTGACGACCGAGGTAGCAGAAGACACCTAGTAAGAAGTGGAAAATGACTAACTGGTAGGGACCACCGTTGTATAACCACTCATCTAAGGAAGCTGCTTCCCAGATGGGGTAGAAGTGGAGTCCAATTGCGTTAGAAGAGGGAACAACTGCACCAGAGATGATGTTGTTTCCGTAGAGTAGGGAACCAGCTACAGGCTCGCGAATACCGTCGATATCTACAGGAGGAGCGGCGATAAAGGCGATGATGAAGCAGGTGGTGGCGGTGAGCAGGGTGGGGATCATGATGACACCGAACCAACCGACATAAAGACGGTTGTTGGTGCTGGTAATCCACTGGCAGAACTGCTCCCACAGGGAAGCGCTCTCGCGCTGTTGTAGAGTGGTGGTCATTGGTTTATGATTCCTATTAAGTTATCGAGGTACGATTGATTGATGATGTTTCTATCTTAGAGAGTTTGTAACGGTTTGTAAAGGGGTTTGACAAAAGTATTTCTTGTCGGAATGATAAGGTGGGCTTATGTTCGGTTAGTTGGTCGAAGCGATCGATTTGCCGACAATAAACTCATCGGAAATTTTGGGTCTGAAACCCCGCCGTTCTAGGTTGGCTTTACGTTAGAATTAAAAGGCCAGTCTCGAAAACCAAGTGGACGGCGCAGCACCTTGAAAACTCGGCTTAGGGGGTTCCGACCAGAAAAGCTTGGCCGGGTAAAAAGTCGCGCGCAACAAGTACAAGAAGCTATAGGCGGTCAACGTACCGTGGGACACACGGAATCGGGCTTCTGAAATGGGGCGAAAGTCTGTGGACTCTGTGTAAGACAGTACATGGTTTTTTAACTGTGGTATGCGACGGTGGTGGAAGCAGAAACTTAAATCGTGAGGTTTAGGAATCGCCGCACTTTTAGGGCGGCGAGGATGTCAAGAAGCACCTTTTCCTTTGAGCGAGAGAATGCGATCTGGCGTAGCGAGCGCTTTGCGTTCGCTCTACTTGGTGTTGTTTTTGGCCCGTTCGATCTTGCCTGCGATCGCATCCAACCTGGCTTTGATTCCGGTCATCCATTGGTTAAACTCGGCCGACTGCCGGTCGATAGCTTCCTTCCGTTCCCTTATCTCTTCGGTTGTTTTTTCGTGGGCTTCTAACCGGGTATTTAATTCTTCAATCATCATTGCCTCAAGTATCTATCGATTCTTTGCGGCAGGGAACTTGATATATATAGTCATTTCAAATAAGTGTGAGACGAGGGAAAAATAAGGTAAAATAAAGGGAAACGAGCAACCCATACAGAAAAATGTCTTATAGCCTAGACTTGAGAAAAAAAGTAATCGATTATGTAGAGAATGGGGGAAGCATAACCAAAGCCGCCGCTCTATTTAATATAGGAAGAGCGACGATATATAGATGGCTAGGTAGGGAAAAACTGGAAGCAACAAAGGTAAAACACCGTCAGAGAAAGCTGGACTGGAAAGCACTGTCAAAAGATGTCCAAGAAAATCCCGAGGCAAGATTAAGAGACAGAGCCGAGAAATTTGGAGTGAGACCAAGTGCCATTTGCTATGCCTTAAAAAAAATGAAAGTTACCAGAAAAAAGAAGGAACTTCGTTATAGAGAAAGAAACCGAGAAGAAAGAATGAAATACTACAGAGTGCTGAGAGAATTGATTAAAATATATGGAAGTGAAAGCCTTGTATTTATTGATGAGTCAGGGTTTGAAGAATTTCAAGCCTGTTTTTATGCTTGGTCAAAAAAAGGGAAGAAAGTCTTTGGAGATAGACAAGGAAAACGAGGAAAAAGAGAGAACCTTGTCGCTGGTAGAAGAAAGGGAAAAAAAGACTTTATTGCACCGATGGTATTTACGAGAAGCCTGAATGCCGAAGGTTTTGAAGGGTGGTTATCTTTATATTTATTGCCCTCTCGCACCCATAACATCAGTATTAATTATGGATAATGCACCAATTCATCGGAAGACAGTCATTAAACAACTGGTAGAGGAAGCAGGTCATCAGGTCGTGTTTTTGCCAAAATACTCTCCTGATTTAAATGATATCGAACATGATTTTAGTGCATTAAAGAGGGCAAGAATGTATGCTCCTGTGGGGACACCCCTTGATGAAATTATTCGTACTTATTGTGTCGCCTAGCGTCTCGTTCTTATTTGAAATAACTATATCTGTCAAAAAATAATGCTTCTACACAAGTTCTCTATTTAAATAAGAGAATTTTATCTGATTTTTTTCAAAATGAGAATTGCTGCTCTTATGGAGTAAGCCTTCAAGCTATCGCTAACTAACAGAAACCCGGAATTTGAGTTTTTATTAGAAAAAAAGTTAGCGTTCCCTTGTCAAGCAAGGGTTTCAGAACCTAGATTCGGTTAGGGATTTCCGAAAGTCCCTCCAAGAGCATTATACTAAATCCGTTGAGTAACGCACAGAAAACGGGTTTCTCGGAGAAACCCGTTTTCTACTCATGCACTCATGCAAAACGGAGAATAAATAATCAGTTTTTAATAACTGGATTTAGTATTATTTGTCCGTTTTCATAGATAGCTTCGTATTGCATGGGTTGAGTGGCTGTTCATCATTAGCTTAACTACCTACTTTGGCTCGACTTTGAGAACTTTTTCTGTTACCAAACGAACCTCAACCGCTGTAAAGGGTTCAACTGCAACAGTCACCATGTAGCTGATTCCCGCTTTCATCCGTCCGTCAAGCGCCCCCCAAAAATCCCAAGCATTCGGGGTGCGTTCGGGTTGAGAAACCCAGGCGCGGAGAGGTAGAGATTGATTGGCTATTTGCCCCTTGAGGACTTCCGTTGGCAAAATTGGATAGCTCAATAAGGTCTGCAAAATACTGCCTAACAGTCGATGTTCGTCGGCGACATCGGTTGTCCAAACGGTGATTAGATAGGATAAATCAATACGAGTGGGGGCAATTTTTTCGGTTCCTGTTCCTGTGGTTCCGTTGCGGGAGAGATAGCGCTCATTGCTGCGTAACTCGTGATTCTCGCGGATGTCGTAGAGAAAACAATTAATTGTAGGCTTATTCGGCTTGGGATTCCAGTCGTCTTTGTTCGGCACTTCAAACTTAATATCGATCGCGTTAGGATCGAGAGGCACTTTTTGCACCAGCAATTCTTTAAGCGTATCGTCGAGATCGTGGATCATTGAATTTCACCTCCTGGAAGTTCCATTTCTGCTGCACTCAAGTTGTGGGGCCAGTTTGGCTCGTTCAGCTTGGGATTGACAATTTTATTTTCAAAGTCGAGCCAGATGCGCCTGTCGTTGCGGCAATCGTAGGCTCGGCAAGGGATGGGGCGCTGGGAATGCACCGTACAGCCTAAACCTTGGCGATCAAAGTGGTGGCAATAGCCGTCCGCACCTTTGGCAATAACATAAGGTTGGCTCAACTCCCAGCGGATGACTCCTTCTTCGATGTCTTGGCGCGACAGGGGAAAAACCATTTTGCAGCAGGCAGCCTGGCACAAATGTACCCGATTTTCGCAGTCAATGGCGACGGGTTGGGAAAAGGTATATTTATCTTGTTCTGGTTCCTGCAAGGAAACGCCCGGATCTTGCTGCAGGAAACGTTTGAGCAGTCGTTGGGCTACCTGCTTTTTCCTTGTGTCAATTTCGTCAAGATCGAGTAAGCCTTTTTCTGTCAGCAGTTCGATGAGCGCATAGACGAAGGAGGCGGCTTCCAGGGTGCGCCCTGCCGTGGCATTTGTGCGTGCATGGAGATAAGTTAGGCCCTTTGCCACCTCATGGTGTCGGGCAAGGTCATCAGGCATGGCTGGATTAATCCCGGTTTGGCTTTCTTGATCCATGATACTTGGCAGAACAATGGGCAAACCAACTTACTTTTGTTTAAATGGCAAAAACTCCTCCTCCCCAATCAGTCTTCCCATCTTCTGAAACTCCCGCTTGGTTGCTTGCAGCAGATGTTTCATCGTCACACACTGGCTCTTTTCTGCGGCGAGGAAGGCAGCCGCCAGGGCGATGTTGCGAATATTACCTCCTGCCAGCTTGAATTGCCGCGCCATGCCTTCGAGATCCACATCGGCTGCCAGGGGTGTCTGTTTGGGCCAGATGCGCCGCCAGATTTGCAGGCGGTAGTCCGCTTCAGGAAAGGGAAACTCGACAATGAAACGGATGCGCCGAGTGAAGGCTTCATCTAGATTCTGCCGCAAATTGGTGGTTAGGAGCGTCACCCCTTCGTATTCCTCCATTTTCTGCAACAGATAGGCAATTTCAAGATTAGCGTAGCGATCGTGGGCATCCTTAACCTCGGAGCGCTTGCCAAAGAGAGCATCTGCTTCGTCAAATAAAAGGATGGCATTGGCACTCTGGGCGGCGGTAAAGATCCGCTCCAGGTTCTTTTCCGTCTCGCCAATGTACTTGCTGACTACTTGGGAGAGGTCGATCTGATAGAGGTCGAGGTGCAACTCCTGGGCGATGACCGCCGCCGCCATTGTCTTACCCGTACCAGGTGAGCCAGAGAAGAGGGCATTTAGCCCTTTACCGAGGGAGAGTTTCTGCTCGAAGCCCCACTGACCGCAGACGAGGTGATGGTATTTGACCTGATTGCAAATTTCTTGGAGTTGAGTCAGTCCCTCGGGCGGGAGGATCAGATCGGCCCAGGTGGAGTGAGGGGAAATTTTGCGGGCGAGGGAAGTCAGGGCTTGACCTGAGTGGGCGCGAGCAGCAGCAAATAGATCTTCTAAGCTTAAGGAATGAGGGGGTTCCTGGGATGCCTGGGCCGCCTGCCAGCGAGCCTGGTGCTGGGCTGAGGCGACTGCATCGCCAATTTGTTCAGGAGTGAGGCGGAAACGGTCAGCGAGGGTATCTAACTCCTGGGCCGGTCGGCTAATGCCAGATTGGGAGAGATAGGCTTGCCAGTTGTCCCGACGTTGGGCAAAGTCAGGTAGGGGAAAGGAGACGGGAAGAATTGTGCGGGTGGAGCCTGGAATGTCTGACAGGGTTGGCCCTCCTCCTCCGAAGATGGCGATACTGGGAAATTGGGCGATCGCCTGCAATAGGCGCTGATAGTTGTTTATCTGCTCTTGGGAACCCAGTGCGTCGATTCCCTGGAGATACAGCACCGCATCTTGAAACTGGGCTTCTCGCAAGAGCAGGGGCAAGATTGACTCTAGCTCGGTTTTCGCGGCGATCGCTGTGGCGATGTCTGCTACTAGCAGCTTCATGCCTAACTTGAGGGCGATCGCTTCTGCTGCTTGGCGCTTTCCCACTCCCTGGGGACCGTGAAAGTAAAGGTGTAAAGGCTGATTGGCTTGTTTCGCCTGGAGTGCCAAAGCGTTTAGCGCTTGCTGGATTTTGGCATCTAACAACGGTGACGACCGTTCTCCCCTGGGGCCTACTAGCTCACAGAATGTTGCC contains the following coding sequences:
- a CDS encoding SpoIID/LytB domain-containing protein — translated: MTNKHTARLLGSYLQRLPAHSWLVLVFWALIIAPVQAAVELRIAISKGVSAVSVGSSTDAVVKDGAGRVLGELTAMNALNANPRGKAVGLADWQASQLIIEPENDGYVWINDRWYRGRTRIIRQGSGVTALNLVDLEEYLYSVVGAEAIPSWPQEALKAQSVAARTYALYQMNTSGNRIYDLDTTTRTQVYKGLESEFTSTHEAVNATAGQIMSFNGKPILAVFHSSSGGHTENVEDVWNSPLPYLRGVVDYDQVAPVFQWSKNFSAGELGRLIGGIGRVRSLSPERITPHGRVIRMRIVGDQGSKLISDTQLRRILELRSTLFTISANNGTFAINGRGFGHGIGLSQWGAFSLADQGVTYDRILSHYYQNARLTEMPN
- a CDS encoding ISAs1 family transposase, giving the protein MLSLIEKLKQVKDFRKDKGKRHPLWIVLVVIILGTMLGYSGYRELGEFAKNNRHRLSKEFNIIPERVPSYSTIRRVMMGVDWQSLLKMFNEWALQEYGQRDDINWLGIDGKSLKNTLKNPNNEQQNFIMFISLFSQESGLVLHLKRIENKKGSEIDEGQAIIEDCSLQNKVFTGDALHCQKKTISLIAKTKNDYVITVKGNQKNLYQRIQDLSNSSKPESFFLEQDNSHGRKISRKIEVFKVRKNERKGFENLRRVIKVERRGSRGDKTYEETAYYISSLTESAEVFAKIIRGHWKIENQLHWVKDVIFEEDKSEISDFQAASNWSILTTIGLNLFRGLGFLSITEGQRWLAERWEKLIVLST
- a CDS encoding Coq4 family protein, producing the protein MSLNFDPNFYRSIQVNSDTDYLLLRLRQTHDIWHIVTGFGVDVMGELQLKAFELSQSRRPLAIVLLLGGLFGALFSSPLSLGSLWEEIVIAYNLGKNTRPFLAQKWELAWEKSLLVWRQELAIVHSNLEN
- a CDS encoding DUF4255 domain-containing protein, producing the protein MIHDLDDTLKELLVQKVPLDPNAIDIKFEVPNKDDWNPKPNKPTINCFLYDIRENHELRSNERYLSRNGTTGTGTEKIAPTRIDLSYLITVWTTDVADEHRLLGSILQTLLSYPILPTEVLKGQIANQSLPLRAWVSQPERTPNAWDFWGALDGRMKAGISYMVTVAVEPFTAVEVRLVTEKVLKVEPK
- a CDS encoding YkgJ family cysteine cluster protein, giving the protein MDQESQTGINPAMPDDLARHHEVAKGLTYLHARTNATAGRTLEAASFVYALIELLTEKGLLDLDEIDTRKKQVAQRLLKRFLQQDPGVSLQEPEQDKYTFSQPVAIDCENRVHLCQAACCKMVFPLSRQDIEEGVIRWELSQPYVIAKGADGYCHHFDRQGLGCTVHSQRPIPCRAYDCRNDRRIWLDFENKIVNPKLNEPNWPHNLSAAEMELPGGEIQ
- a CDS encoding AAA family ATPase, which codes for MVIEASKAWLENLLPALQWLDKLLEKAVVAAQATYAKDPATEAYQGLYLTQEDVEQMLVRQPGEPVLKLGGEAWEPSFSELADKASRLAWLKQTFDLSVFDLALLVIALAPELDLRYERLYAYLQDDVTRRRPTVDLALNLLCSSAPTKLWQRSRVAPEAPLLRHRLLHLLADPHQVQPPLLACYLKPDEQLVRYLLGQEGLDSRLATFCELVGPRGERSSPLLDAKIQQALNALALQAKQANQPLHLYFHGPQGVGKRQAAEAIALKLGMKLLVADIATAIAAKTELESILPLLLREAQFQDAVLYLQGIDALGSQEQINNYQRLLQAIAQFPSIAIFGGGGPTLSDIPGSTRTILPVSFPLPDFAQRRDNWQAYLSQSGISRPAQELDTLADRFRLTPEQIGDAVASAQHQARWQAAQASQEPPHSLSLEDLFAAARAHSGQALTSLARKISPHSTWADLILPPEGLTQLQEICNQVKYHHLVCGQWGFEQKLSLGKGLNALFSGSPGTGKTMAAAVIAQELHLDLYQIDLSQVVSKYIGETEKNLERIFTAAQSANAILLFDEADALFGKRSEVKDAHDRYANLEIAYLLQKMEEYEGVTLLTTNLRQNLDEAFTRRIRFIVEFPFPEADYRLQIWRRIWPKQTPLAADVDLEGMARQFKLAGGNIRNIALAAAFLAAEKSQCVTMKHLLQATKREFQKMGRLIGEEEFLPFKQK